The DNA region CACATGTTCTAACTAACTCCAAAGCCAACGGACACCTCACTCAGATAAAGCTCCAAAACAACATTAGCGTACTTATCCTCTTCAGGAGGAATTACAATAGAAGGAATATCAATCACTTGACGATGAGCAGGAAAGTTGAAAAAGTCAGAATCAAAACCATACGCAGCATCTGGGAATTCGACCGTAACAGTGATACTAGCAACTCGATTCAAAGTTTTCGCAGTAACGGATTCTCCAGTCAAAGTTATGGACTGATATAACCTAGGAGACTCCCCGGCAGTCAAAACAGGAAGATACATCCGTACATAACGCGTGTTTGTAGAAGAGTTAATCGAAGAATACAAAACCCTAATCGCAGGTGCAACAACAACTCGTATGTAATCACCATCAAGCATGGGAACTTGCTCAACCTCAAACACACGAGCAACCGGAGCAGAAGTGCCAGTCAACGTAAGGGAAGTGTCTTGATTGGGCTCAGGATACAGTTTTACCCAGTAATCATCACTAATAGAAAACTCGTAAGTTGGCATATTAAACATAAGAGCCCCAGTTGTGTTTATGAAATCGTGCTTGACGTTATCAGACACCACAGACACATTGTAAGTTATCACACCTGGTTCGAATTCAACATCTCCATACTGGGTCGCATAAGTGAGGGTTTCTGTGCGACCTGCAGTCCAAGCTACGTCATCAATCTGAAGCCCAACAGACTGCATCAACTGTTTAGAAGAAGCATAGTCGCTTTCAGCGACTCGGGTCCACAAAAAATCATTAGCAAACCCTAACGCAACACTGAGGATGGCAATCATGGCACCAGTCATGATTACTGAAGAGATAGCCGGACTAATCGCTAGTTTGTCCGAACCTTTCTTATGCAACTTATTTAGCAACATTGACAGTTTCTCCTTTTTCATCCTACAATAACATTGGAACAATCTTTGATGCAACAATAGCAATGAGCACCAGCAAAGCAGCATGTTTAAAACCAGCAGACAAAGACTCTTCACTGATTTTGCCACAGACCAAGCCAATCAAGTAACAATGAGTAATTACAGACACAGTAAAAATCAAAGTAAGATAATCCGTATTAGCAGTAGATGTGGAAACTTCAGCACCCATAGCAACAGTGTTTGTAGTAAACAACAGAGTCATCAGAGTGGTTGCTACCAACAATATTCCACCAAAGTAGGGCATAATCATGTAAGGTCGAATGCTCATTTTCTTCTCTTTTTCAACTTCTTGGGTCATATTGTTGAATCGTGCAAGTGATTCAATCATGGAGATTGTACCACCACCTACGTCGACAGCTTCCAACAGCAAGAACATTACAATCTGCGACATCCAACTCCTGGTTTTTTTCACGAAATCCATGATAACATTTCTCATTGGAATACCCCAACTGATATCCGAAGCCATCTTACGGAGTTCAGGTGAGAATGCACCATAGTCTCGTGTTGAAAGATTTTTAATACAAGCTTCGGGAGAAAGCCCAGTCTTACGAGTTTCAGTCATGTCCCTAAGAAAGTTGGACACACCACGTTCTATGCTGGCTTTTCTACCTGCAATTTTTTGATGAACAATAGCAGGCGGCACAACAGACACAATCAAAGTTATAGAAACTGCAATGGGCAAATCAACAAATCCCTCAAAAGGAGTTGCAACGTATCCAAAGAATCCAGTAAGAAGCAAAAGAATTACAACGCCTACAACCAAAGAAACAACATATACTTTATACGGCCGCATTTCGCTGATGGGACTTTTTGGTTGCATAGAATGAGACATCCATATGAAAACAACAGATAGCAACGGAGTGAAAACGTAGGTATACATGATTACATTAGCGCCCATGTCCATTCCTGTGCTGTATATGGATTCAACACTGAAGAGGATGTAGAAACAAAGGGACATCAAAACCATTACAATAATGAAGGTTTCAAGAAGCATTCCCATTCGTTCTGCTGCGGCTTTGACTTGCATGGATCCTGACTTGAAGATTTCTTGGGCTTTTGTTTCAAGGAAGTGAATAACGTCACCTCCAATGATGACGGTAGAAGCATAACCAGAAAGGAAGTCTCTAAAAATATCCAGTGGGTTGTTTTTTGCTGCTTTTTCAAGAGCACTAAGGGGATCTACTCCAAAAATTTCTACGTCCCGTATTAGACCTCTAGATTCTTTTCGGGTAGCAGGTAATAATTCAACTTCGGTAAGACGTTTGAAACTCATGTAAGGTGGAATGCCACCGGATGCCATGACCGTAACGTAGGTTGCTGCGAAGGGCATTTCCCGTTCTAAAGCAGCTGCTCGTTCACTGGCTCGTGAACTAGGTATAATCATGAACCCAATCATAACGTAGATGGGCATGGGAACCAGCAAAATTAATGGAACAAATTGGGTAAAGTAAATCAGAACAAGAGAAATAACAGACACGGGCAGGGTCAGAGTTGCAACCAAAAACATCAATGAAATATAAGTTTCAGGATAGATTTTGATATCTGCTCGAGTTAGGTGCTCTTTGAATTCAAAGATGCCACTTAGGAATTTGGGGGCGATTCCACCGAAAAGGCGGTAAGAAATGCCCTCAAGTGTTTTTAGCAGTGGCAGAAGCAAGAACCTCCTTTTCATAGAATTCTTCAGGTTTCGCGTTGTATTCTGTGATTACTCCTGCGACGTCTCGGTAACTTCGAATGTTACGGTCACGCATCCACTTCAGAACATTTTCACGTTGTTTGATTTGATCAACTAATTCTTTCCAAGTCAAACCTCGGCGTTCACAAATCTGGTTCATCATTATACCAGCTTTGAAGTTCGATTTATGAACGTCACCAACAGCTTTCCACGTAAAGGTCTCTCGATAATCTTCGTAATCTGCGATTTCATTAACGTTGAGCACTCGTCGATAGGCAGTCATTTCACCAGTTTTTGATTGAGGTAAGTGTACTCGTTGGATGGATACAACAATGTTCATCAGGGGCATGTATGAAGGGGCAATGTCCATTGGCTTTTGGATTAAACGTTTAACAGCAGATTCAACCGAGTCGGCGTGCATTGTCGCCATACCACCATGGCCTGTTGCCAAAGCCTGGAACAATGTATATGCTTCGCTACCTCGAATCTCACCGACCATGATCAAGTCAGGGCGGTGTCTCATGGAGGTTTTGACCAGATCGAAAAGGGTTACTTCTCCAGTGAGGTTTTCTCCTAGGCCGTAACTTCTCCTTGCAATAAGCGATACCCAGTTCTCATGGGGCAGGTTCAATTCCGCAGTCTCTTCAATGGTGATTACTTTACTTCCTGGTTTGAGCAAACAAGCAACCGCGTTAAGGAAAGTGGTTTTTCCGGATGCTGTTCCACCCAAAACCATCAAAGAGGCACGGTTTTCGAGACAGGTCCAGAAATAAGCAGCCATTTCCTCGGACAAAGTCCCCAGATTTATTAGGTCGATGATCGAGTATGGGTCGTCTCGGAATTTTCGGATTGTGAATGCTGTTCCGAAGGGTGTAATTTCGCGTCGATAACATACAGCGAGCCTGTGTTTTCCAGGCAAAGAAGCATCCACAATTGGGAATGCTGAACTGACGTGTTTTCCAGCCATGTGAACTAGTTTTACTACGGCGTCGTCTACTTCTTGGTCGTTGTGAAAAACTAGGTTAGTTTCAAGGTTTTCGTATCGACGGTGCCAGATGTATACAGGTTTTTCAACACCGTCACAGGAAATGTCTTCGATGTTTGGGTCTCGCATCAAAGCGTCGATTCTACCAAAACCAACCAAATTTCTTTGAGCGTGATAAAGGATTTTTGACCATGAAACGTCAGGTAACCAACCTAAACTGATTCGGTATTTGCCGACAATTTTTTCAGCTTCATTAACGAAAAAATGTCGGGGGTCTTCAATTTCTGCTTTGGGGGAAGCAATTTCGGCTAGAAGAATTTCTAATATGCGGTCGTAAATATTCCTCTCAAGTATGTCAAGACGCAATTCGTCTAGAATGTATTTATACTCCCCAGTTACAGGGTTTTTTGCAATGGCAGCATGGGCAAAAGGTTCGTAAAGTGGATACCGTTCAACAATTCGGTACCCTTTAGGTAAAGGCTTAGGAGGGGGCGCAGGAGGTGATGCTTTCACTGTTGGTGTTTTCTTGAAGATCTTAGCAGGTGACTTTAATGCTGCTGAGATTCTCTTGTTAAAACTCTTAATCCTCTGCATCGGATTCGCCTATACTTAAAAAATCATAGCCCAGTATTAAATCTTATGTCTTACTAAAGCATAGTAGTGATAAATTATCATAGTAATTAAACAAAAAACATAATTCAAACAAAGTATTAAACAATACAAAATAAATATAAATAGTGCAAATTCAAAGCTAAATTTAAAAATGTTTTCTTCAGTTTCCGAAACGGAAGAAAAACAACAATATGAAAATAAGAAAAGGCAAGTTTTTCATTTGTGTAGCAAATTTATAAACGCTACAATCATTTTTTATGTAAAAACACCTTGAGAAAAAAGCATCAGTATTTTTCTTGAGGGGGTATGAGGGATAGGTTTGACCAATAACAACAGTGACGAAGCGTTCAGCATTCATACAGCTAATCTAACTAAACGTTTCTCAAAAAAAAGACATAAACACTTTTTTGGGTTTTTACGAAAGAACAAATCAAGCAAGGAACATAATGAAAGCAGTAACGTTACTGTTGCTTTGAATGGCATTGATTTGGCGATTCGTCCAGGAGAGTTGTTTGGACTTTTGGGTCCGAATGGTTCAGGAAAGACTACTACGATTAAGTGTCTATCTACTATTTTGATCCCGGATGAGGGCACAGTTACGGTTAACGGTTTTGACGTTCAGAAAGAGACATCATTGGTTCGTGCCAGTTTGGGGATGGTTGTTGGGGGGGAACGGACATTGTATTGGAAGCTTACGGCTCGGGATAATTTGTTGTTTTTTGCTTCGTTGTACAAGATGAAAAAAAGCTATGCCAAGAAAAGAGTTAACGAACTTTTAGAGACCTTTGAATTGTCGGACCGGGCAGATGAAAGACTGGAAGATTACAGTACCGGTATGCGGCAAAAGGTTACGATTGCGCGGGCGTTGTTACATGACCCTCCGATTTTGTTGTTGGATGAGCCGACGTTGGGTTTAGATCCTGGGTTTTCACGTCAGCTTCGTAAACAGATCAAGTCCCTTTCAGAAGAGCAAGGAAAAACGGTTCTATTGACCACCCATTACATGGCTGAGGCGGATCAGTTGTGTGATCGGGTTGCGTTCATAAACAAGGGTAACATCGTTGCAGTTGATACTCCCAGCAGACTCAAGGCAAGGGTAAAAGAGAAAGAAGTTGTCGAAGTTTCAGTTTACAGTCCTCCAGCAGATGTTGAAGGCTATGTTCGTTCGTTGTTGCCGGACTCAGAGGTTGTCAAGTTTATTGCAGGCAACGAAGCGGAGGGTTGTCCTTCAAGAATCAAGGTAATAGGGGGAACCGCGGAAGATCACATCGGAACAATTATTGATGGTCTTCGTAAACGGGGGGTTCGTATTGGGGGGTTGAATGTTGGAGTGCCTACATTGGAAGATGTTTTTATCAAGTTAACGGGGACAAAACTTTCGGAGGGACAATGCCAATAGATGACGCAAACGGTCTATGAGAGTTCACCCTTGCAAAGTAACTTGTTTGTTGTCTGGAACGAGCTCAAAAAAAACATGAAGTTCCTGACAGCATATCCAGTAATTTTTGTGTTCTGGGCAGTTTTTCCGATTTTTTGGTTTATTCCCTTTATTTTGCAAGGACAGGCTTTTGTTGGCGGTTTGGAAAGCCCAAGTTTTGGGTTGGTTGCAGGCACTGAAGAGTATATTCCATTTATTGTTATTGGCGCCATTTTGAACAGTTACGTGAATACGTTGCTGTATGGCGTGGGAGAAAGCATCAGGCGAGAAGCCCTGCAAGGAACCCTAGATTACGTGTTTGCGGCGCCAACTAACAAGGTCTTTGTGTTAATTGGAAAAGCCATAAGTGAAAGCGTATCCAGCACCATTTTTGCAGCGAGTCAGCTTATTTTGTCAGTGGTTTTGTTTGGGTTGAATCTTACCTTTGGAGTGGTGCTTCCAGTGTTTTTCATTGTTATTTTGTTGATTGCGGGCTTGTATGGTTTGTCCTTGGTTTTGGCTGCGGTTTCCCTTATGTACAAACAGTCCCACGACGTTTCCGAAACCATCGGTTACATTTTTTATGTGTTTTCTCCGGTACGGTATCCCATTGAAAGTTTGCCAAGTTGGGCGCAGGTTATTGGTAAACTTATTCCTCTCACGTATGCTTTGATTATTGTAAGGGGCATTGTGTTGATGGGGACACCGTTGTCTGAAATGTATTTTGAGGTTTTAATGCTGCTAATTATTGACGCGGTGTTGATTTTTGCTGGTTTTTACATGTTCAATTGGATGGAAAATAAAACAAAAAGGTCTGGAACAATCAGCCACTTTTAGGGGACCAACAATTTGGAGAAAAATGAAAAAACCTACAAGTTGCGGCAGGTTAAATGTCCGTCAGGTTACAGTTGGGCTAACTTGAAGGCTGAGCTTCGGGCGGTCTGGGAAGGTAACGTTAAGGCGTGGAAGATTGATTTTGCGTATCCGGTGAGTTTTGTTCGGCAGTTGATTTCTCCGGTTGTTTTCATGTTGCCGTATTTGTTGTATGGATTGGTTTTGATTGGAGGCAGATACAGCGAAAACTTGGCCCAGCTTGTGGGCACAGGAGATGTGGTTGCGTTCATTTTTACAGGATACATCATGATGGGCTTTATTGGAACTGCAGTTTGGGCCATAGGTTTTAGCATGCGACGTGAGCAATGGTTTGGAACTCTGGAGGCAATCTATGTTGCACCTGCCAGTCGTTTGGGGCAGGTTATGGGAATGGCACTGCACAGTACGGTTCATCAGGGTTTGGGAACTTTGATGCAGTTTTTTTTCATTTATGTTACCTTCGGGTTAACCATGAACGTTTCCGGAATTTTGCCGGCTCTGGGAATTTTTGCGTTGATGATGCTAGCGTTGTATGGATTTGGAATAGTAATCGCAGCCTTTAGCTTAATTTTAAAAGAGGGCTGGATAGTTTCTGACAGCTTTTACAGTGTTATGTCTATTCTTTCGCCGGTGGCGTATCCGTTAACTGTGCTTCCAACGTTGGCTCAGCAAGCAAGCGCCATATTTCCGACGACTCCTGCGTTGATTGGGATACGAACCTTTTTGATAACAGACTACATCCCAGAGGTAGTAGAGAACGTGTTTTTGCATCTGGTAATTCTGTGCGTGGTTTGGATTTTGTTTGGAGTCTTTATTTTTCACATAACAGACAAATATGTAAGAAAAAGAGGAGTGCTCAAAAAGTTCTAACATAAAAAAGGGTGTTTTTGTTGATAATTGGATGTTACACAAAAAAGGACAATGTTTGGTATGGGGTTGCGTTACAAGATAAACAAGTTGTGGCGACTTGTCTTTCTACGGGTGAACCCTATTTGCAAAGATTGTTAAAAAGGCTACCGCGGGATACTGGTTTTTATGTTACGGACAATCCCAATGAGAGCCTAATTGAGGTCTTGAAAAAGTTACATGAAATTTTTAACGGAAAAGACTGCAATGTCAAAGGTTTGAAAATAAACATTGATGGTTTGTCGGATTATACTCAGAAGGTTCTTAGGTGTACAAGTTTGATTCCGGTTGGGTATGTGGCAACTTACGGGGGGATTGCTAAGGTTGCGGGGGGAATTGCGCGGTCGGTAGGTCGGGTAGAAGCGTCTAATCCGGTTCCGTTGTTGATTCCGTGTCATCGGGTTGTAAAGTCGGATTTGGGAATTGGAGGTTATGGTTATGGAAAGCAAACAAAATGGGAGATTTTGCAACGAGAAAACCAAGGCTACGAAGAGTCAAAGACCATAAAAGTAGATGGTAAAGACTTGGTTGTTTTTCCGGTAAGTTGGGTTAAGCAGCAATAGGTTTTAAGAGGTCAACATGTTTTCATAAGTATAATGAAACAAAACTTGGAGGAGAAGACTTGAAGCGTGGTGTTTTTGTGGGAAGGTTTCAACCAGTTCACAAAGGACATTTAGAGTACATCAAAAAAGCCGTGCAAGAAGTTGATGAACTGGTCATAGTTATCGGCAGTTCCCAGTACAGCCACAAACTAGACAATCCCTTCACTGCAGGAGAGCGTAACACCATGATTCGCCAAGCCATCGTAGAAGCAAAAATTGAGCTTTCTAAGGTTTGGATTATTCCAGTTCCGGATGTTCATGAACATGCTTTATGGGTTTCTCAACTGGTTGGTTACTGTCCAAAATTTGATGTGGTCTACGCCAACGAGCCCCTGACCAGCAGGTTGTTTATTGAGTCAGGCTTTGAAGTCAAGCCCATGCCTTTCATTAACCGTAAAGAATACTCAGCAACAGAAATTCGCCACCGCATGGTCACCAACCAAAACTGGGAGCAACTCGTCCCAAACAGCACTGCCAAATACATCAAAGAAATCGATGGTGATGTGAGACTGCGGGACTTGCACAAAACAGATAAAATGAACTGCTAAGATGTGCGGTGCAGAAAAAAGATAGTTTTGTGGATGTTTGATTTTCAGGCTTGTTTCATAAAAGAAAGCAACAGATGGGTTTAGGTTACGTCTCTATTCGGGTACGAAAAGGCGTTAAAAGGTTGGATTCATCTGGA from Candidatus Bathyarchaeum sp. includes:
- a CDS encoding methylated-DNA--[protein]-cysteine S-methyltransferase, producing MIIGCYTKKDNVWYGVALQDKQVVATCLSTGEPYLQRLLKRLPRDTGFYVTDNPNESLIEVLKKLHEIFNGKDCNVKGLKINIDGLSDYTQKVLRCTSLIPVGYVATYGGIAKVAGGIARSVGRVEASNPVPLLIPCHRVVKSDLGIGGYGYGKQTKWEILQRENQGYEESKTIKVDGKDLVVFPVSWVKQQ
- a CDS encoding nicotinamide-nucleotide adenylyltransferase: MKRGVFVGRFQPVHKGHLEYIKKAVQEVDELVIVIGSSQYSHKLDNPFTAGERNTMIRQAIVEAKIELSKVWIIPVPDVHEHALWVSQLVGYCPKFDVVYANEPLTSRLFIESGFEVKPMPFINRKEYSATEIRHRMVTNQNWEQLVPNSTAKYIKEIDGDVRLRDLHKTDKMNC
- a CDS encoding type II/IV secretion system ATPase subunit → MQRIKSFNKRISAALKSPAKIFKKTPTVKASPPAPPPKPLPKGYRIVERYPLYEPFAHAAIAKNPVTGEYKYILDELRLDILERNIYDRILEILLAEIASPKAEIEDPRHFFVNEAEKIVGKYRISLGWLPDVSWSKILYHAQRNLVGFGRIDALMRDPNIEDISCDGVEKPVYIWHRRYENLETNLVFHNDQEVDDAVVKLVHMAGKHVSSAFPIVDASLPGKHRLAVCYRREITPFGTAFTIRKFRDDPYSIIDLINLGTLSEEMAAYFWTCLENRASLMVLGGTASGKTTFLNAVACLLKPGSKVITIEETAELNLPHENWVSLIARRSYGLGENLTGEVTLFDLVKTSMRHRPDLIMVGEIRGSEAYTLFQALATGHGGMATMHADSVESAVKRLIQKPMDIAPSYMPLMNIVVSIQRVHLPQSKTGEMTAYRRVLNVNEIADYEDYRETFTWKAVGDVHKSNFKAGIMMNQICERRGLTWKELVDQIKQRENVLKWMRDRNIRSYRDVAGVITEYNAKPEEFYEKEVLASATAKNT
- a CDS encoding type II secretion system F family protein → MKRRFLLLPLLKTLEGISYRLFGGIAPKFLSGIFEFKEHLTRADIKIYPETYISLMFLVATLTLPVSVISLVLIYFTQFVPLILLVPMPIYVMIGFMIIPSSRASERAAALEREMPFAATYVTVMASGGIPPYMSFKRLTEVELLPATRKESRGLIRDVEIFGVDPLSALEKAAKNNPLDIFRDFLSGYASTVIIGGDVIHFLETKAQEIFKSGSMQVKAAAERMGMLLETFIIVMVLMSLCFYILFSVESIYSTGMDMGANVIMYTYVFTPLLSVVFIWMSHSMQPKSPISEMRPYKVYVVSLVVGVVILLLLTGFFGYVATPFEGFVDLPIAVSITLIVSVVPPAIVHQKIAGRKASIERGVSNFLRDMTETRKTGLSPEACIKNLSTRDYGAFSPELRKMASDISWGIPMRNVIMDFVKKTRSWMSQIVMFLLLEAVDVGGGTISMIESLARFNNMTQEVEKEKKMSIRPYMIMPYFGGILLVATTLMTLLFTTNTVAMGAEVSTSTANTDYLTLIFTVSVITHCYLIGLVCGKISEESLSAGFKHAALLVLIAIVASKIVPMLL
- a CDS encoding ABC transporter ATP-binding protein; translated protein: MTNNNSDEAFSIHTANLTKRFSKKRHKHFFGFLRKNKSSKEHNESSNVTVALNGIDLAIRPGELFGLLGPNGSGKTTTIKCLSTILIPDEGTVTVNGFDVQKETSLVRASLGMVVGGERTLYWKLTARDNLLFFASLYKMKKSYAKKRVNELLETFELSDRADERLEDYSTGMRQKVTIARALLHDPPILLLDEPTLGLDPGFSRQLRKQIKSLSEEQGKTVLLTTHYMAEADQLCDRVAFINKGNIVAVDTPSRLKARVKEKEVVEVSVYSPPADVEGYVRSLLPDSEVVKFIAGNEAEGCPSRIKVIGGTAEDHIGTIIDGLRKRGVRIGGLNVGVPTLEDVFIKLTGTKLSEGQCQ
- a CDS encoding ABC transporter permease yields the protein MQSNLFVVWNELKKNMKFLTAYPVIFVFWAVFPIFWFIPFILQGQAFVGGLESPSFGLVAGTEEYIPFIVIGAILNSYVNTLLYGVGESIRREALQGTLDYVFAAPTNKVFVLIGKAISESVSSTIFAASQLILSVVLFGLNLTFGVVLPVFFIVILLIAGLYGLSLVLAAVSLMYKQSHDVSETIGYIFYVFSPVRYPIESLPSWAQVIGKLIPLTYALIIVRGIVLMGTPLSEMYFEVLMLLIIDAVLIFAGFYMFNWMENKTKRSGTISHF
- a CDS encoding ABC transporter permease, which translates into the protein MEKNEKTYKLRQVKCPSGYSWANLKAELRAVWEGNVKAWKIDFAYPVSFVRQLISPVVFMLPYLLYGLVLIGGRYSENLAQLVGTGDVVAFIFTGYIMMGFIGTAVWAIGFSMRREQWFGTLEAIYVAPASRLGQVMGMALHSTVHQGLGTLMQFFFIYVTFGLTMNVSGILPALGIFALMMLALYGFGIVIAAFSLILKEGWIVSDSFYSVMSILSPVAYPLTVLPTLAQQASAIFPTTPALIGIRTFLITDYIPEVVENVFLHLVILCVVWILFGVFIFHITDKYVRKRGVLKKF